The Astyanax mexicanus isolate ESR-SI-001 chromosome 18, AstMex3_surface, whole genome shotgun sequence DNA window TTTTCAAATTCCTTAAGTACTGCACTGCATGGCGAGTATGAAGATCGAGGAAAGACATGAAAACACTCAGCTGGGAGCGATGGAGCAGATGTGGCTGCACTTGCGTAGCCTGAATGAGCATTTCCAGCTCACACTGCTGTATAATAACAGGTGACCATGATGGGTTGGATTAATTAGACTAATGCCCTGCTCAATTGCTTGTGAACCTGTAAGCATGACATGGCCTGTTTGCGCTGGGTCACCCGAGTGACTCGGCTCTCGTGTCTGGTATTTTGCGGCTGGACAGAGAGACTGAAATCAGCACCTGAATGTAGGAATCTGTGGCTTTGTTCACACTCTGATTCTCCTGAAATCTGGTGTTtgtactatgatcaggagatcgacGGTTCGAGTCATGTTCTTGTTGGGGCATTTCTAGTAAtagggggttgggtaattggccgtgtaaattggggagaaaatggggggaaaaaaatctgGTGTTTATTTCAGACTGTTCACACTACAGCTATGATCAAAATTGATATAGTTTGTATGTTTTGTATGCATGCCAGAATCACGAGTCACGAGCATTTGTTCGATATTGCTGTAAAAAAAGGCACATTTTTCAGCCGGATCTACTTTTTTGGTTTGCATATTTGgtattgtatgtgtgtttttattgagACCACTTCTATCTGCTATGTGAATGCAGCATAAATGACAAAAGTAcagtgcttcacattaagtttcgctTTCATCCTTGCAAGAATAATTTTGGCAAAGAAGAGCTTGAGTTGAGGTTGATAGATGAGCTTATTAAAGACAATTTGTTAGTGTGCGTTATTTGACCAGATCCCAGACCACTACTTTTTAGTTTCCTTTGTTCATGCAGTTAATTTCTGTGATTGCGTTTGACAATTTCTGTAAAAACATGAAGTAGTCGCTATCCCACCACTGAAAAcctccctcactcactgctgttgtccatttttccTGTTTCTTTAGATCCATTTGTTTTTCTTGGCATAAATGAACGTCAACATATCCAAATATGGCTAGAACAGCCTTTGCTTGTTACCTGAGCAACCGTGATGCTGCTATAAAGGCTTATACAaaagctactgcgaacatggagatctTAGAACAACAGACTCTGTCTtcatctgctcattcacacaACATTAAcccaaagaaatataaaaaaaaacaacagaactcTTGCTAAAATCAGcagttaattcattttaaaagagtgagagagtttgCACTATAATGCATGttttaaactactttaaaatgtacattttagcaTTCTccgtgcaattacacattctcaccaaacaCTTCTAAGTTTGAGAATTTCGCTTTAAAAAGGTTACATTATTCGGTGAGGCCCACCTATTTTTTCCCTTTGATCATGCAGCAATATCTTGTCATTGCATTTGaccatttcattagaaacactgaatGGTCGCTCTTCCAACACTGAAAAACTTCCTTGCTCACTGCTGTTGTCTATTTTAAGTTCTTTTTACATCTACTTGTTCATTTTCCTTTATGTAAAAGTCAAATGAATTTTGATCtggcagttcagttcagttcaatatcACATATGTTCGTGGCTCATAGTCTGGATTTAAAAATGTCAGATTAATGGTGTTTTTTGCCATTCACTGTCACACAAATGACTCATCAGTGTCGCATATAACGAAAAGGTCGTACTTGGGCCACCTTTTCCTGTTTTGGGAGTGTAACCTATGAGTGCAGGGAGTCACAGGTGTCAGTCATGCGTATGTCGGTCATTGCTAATCTGTAGGCAAGCAGCTGCCATGGTTATTTGTTAATGTGTCTGTCCTTTCGCAGAGAGCCCGACTGCAGAATAATGACTTTTCTCTCAGCAAAGGACCTTTTCCTGCACTCCATTATTCTCTTTGATGTGTCTTTAACACAAGGAGCTGAACCATAGGGAACCACGGCCACCTGTTCAGTCTGGTAATTACACAGCGCAGGGCGTGTTTCTGTGGCCCTCTATCTGCCCGGATTATATAACCACACCCACGCTGCCTGCTAACTGATAAACACATCGTGTGGAATGTATTTATGGAATGCGGTTATCTCTTTCACGTGGATTCAGAAGCAGGTCATGCTGTGTAGGGGAGGAGATGGAAGCGGTGCTGATAGGTGTTGCCGTCTCGGTGGCGTGAGGTCGTTCAACTGAGCAGTTTGAAGTAGAGCTGAGttattgtgtttgtgtgaaatttCACAACGCAGGATTATTGTGGTATAGAATGCTGTAGAATGTTTAGTGActcttgacaaaaaaaaagacctcttaaaaatttagtttctttgattttaccaaattaaaaacctctggaatataatcaagaggaagatggatgatcacaagccatcaaaccaagatgaactgcttgtatgtttgcaccaggagtggcataaagttatccaaaagcagtgtgtaagactggtggaggagaacatgtcaagatgcgtaaaaaactgtgattaaaaaccagggttattcccccaaatattgatttctgaactattaaaccTTTTTGAATCtgaatttttttgcattatttgaagtctgaaagctctgcatctgtttttgttatttcagccgtttctcattttctgcaaataaatgctctaaatgacaatatttttatttggaatttgggagaaatgttgtccgtagtttctaaaataaaataatgttcattttattcagaaactgaagtgttctttttccaaagctgtatatgatGATGTTTGCATTATGATGGTAATGAAATTATACTATGTAAGACAATATCGATATATTGAAGTATTATAAGATTGCGTATCAGCtgtcaaaaacacatttttaaatactagtttaaatgtaaagattAGTAACAGGCGGTAGTTTATTTTGTGTTGCGTTTAACCCTCACTGCAGGATAGCAGTCATAACTTTAGCGTGATAGGCCTAGTTGGATctgtaaacaaacatttttttgtggCCATTATGTCATTCCTGAAATCATTgtaataaactatattattgtcattttaagaccatttaaatgtcACTGACATACTGGTAGAGGAGCATCACAAAGCGTTCATACCCTTTTAAACACAACAAATTTGTAAtaaatcatagtttgggaaatatgtcagcaccatgcagcttgattaagggtgtgtctgtgtgtctttgctatcagaaCGACGAGAAAAGTActtaattaataatgaatgtGTAACGTGAAGTAAACCAAACAGCGTTTTACTTCCCTTTTagaattggtattttaatggcgcagtgcttctgcacttctcagcagaggaaactgacctgtgcgtaAGCAGGTCATTAACAGAAACACCAATGTTATTTCACTTAGGATTTTGTTAAATGTTGAtgttaaagttgggtttgtgcactgctgtgtgtctttgtgtatATGTAACAAGCGTGGGTGTACGCTAGAGCTTAGGTCAGGCCCAGAATATCCAGCCTGACATGGTCCGAGCCCATGCAAGTTCTGGCCTAGTCTGATATGACCAGCCCTGCCCCATAAACTGTAATTTTGAGCCCGagcccgaattaaacctgacATTATTTGAGTAAGTAGAGCGTCAAAAAAtgagctttaaaaaaagctttcaggctgtttaaatgagctaaAGCTGTTTAGAATGAtggtaattaacattgcaacactgaagaagcacaggcCTATTATTTAAGGAAAAATGTTTATTGAGAAcagatctccgaaagattaaaatattaacattGTCAGATTGGGCCTCAGGTCGAGTTCGGGCAAAGAAACTACTGTCTGTCGTTCTCCAGGGGAGTGGGTGGGGATGGCATAACTGCaattgcagcttttttttttgagtcataCTCGTGCAGGTGAGGCTGCAGAGCTCACTTTGTGTTTGCTCAGTGGCAAGTGCTCATTGATTGCTGGCTAATCACACAGCAACCAGAAGCCTGCTAAAAAGCCTTGACGGGAGGCAGATATGAATAAACCATGAATCCCTCAGTCTTATCGCCAATCCAGTATTGACCTGCAGGCTGCCAGTGAAGCACTAAGCGTTCTTCAGGGTCTGCACACTTTTTACTGCATATTCCAAGCGTTTTTCCATTCATTTCTCCATAAATATCAGAATATGTGCTGTTACTTTTGATATCGATTTTCTTTTGTGCAGGTTTGGAAGGCTAGCTGCGTGTACGCATAACAGACTTTGCCAGGGTAAACATGACACAGTGTAAGAATTCAATTTGCTCCAGACAGAAGGTTTGATGCCTGAAACGCCAATCCCTCCCTTAGCTTGTACTTGCTTGATAAGGTGTTTTTAGAAGCACTTTTAGCGCATTACTCGGTCATGCCTTCCAGGTGCCGCCTTTTTGATAGAGGAGAAGAATCTCTGTGGGACAATTTACAATGGCTCACCCTGGCGTCTTTCCAAAGTAAAGCTTTGAGCGCTCCCTGTCTCCAAAGACAGCTCCCTGCTCACACTCCCATCATGACTAACTAGATTCATTCAGAATCAAGTACCTTCTCGGCCGCATTTGAAAAGAGGGATTCATTAtcaacagtggttttaatgtgtATTTGCCAAACAAATATGTGAATGACCACAACCAGGGTGTGGAGACTTGATACTGTGTGCTTGTGTTCTGTGATTACACCCTTGACTGTGATGTACAACTTCTCATCGAGCTTGGCAGGATATCATAGCCGAGTGTTAAGCACAGTATAAGtgtttgtctttcttttcttGCTAGTTTTATTCTTATTGTTTTACTGCCTTAACGCAAAAGGCAAAACGTCAGTCGATTAAGTCTCAACAATTGACACAGTTGTCGGAGATCTCATGAACAAAAATGATTGTTTAGATATATTGTGTGTCTTATTCCTTTGCTCATAACAAACAAAAGATTGTAGACAGAACCATGCAAACTATTCCTACCTATTCCAAACTCTTTCTTTTAGCCAAACAGCTGGCATTTCATACAAGATTTTCTTTGAACAATCAGGATTAAACTCGActggtatgattttttttttctaaactagtctctggatttttttttctttctcccctcAAGAGATAATagatcataaaaaaaatgttttttacttaATGTGCTTTCCATGTATCAGTCAATGCTTGCAGCTCTGCCTTTCTAAATTGCTAAATTGCTGTAACAAAACTATTTctcattattattttactgcctTAAAATTAACCATGCTGAATAAAACAGAAAGGCACACATGGAGACACACAACTCAGGCACTTAAATTTGTACATTAGGCCTTGTTGGCCTAAGTTACAAAGACCCCATAAATCACCACTTGTGGCCATATAGTTTCTCTTATAATACTCCACCTATATACTTAACATTGGATGTTTTGACTCTCAATTTCTGAATATAATTTGGATGCCTCACatcatttaatttatattgtCACTGGAGTTGTTTTGTTCTCTGTGAGGACTCATTGAAAATGCATTTTGAGTGAAGATGGTGGAAAGCAGCCAGCACACAGCTCTgccttttaaaagccatttgggTTCCCTAGCTGCCTAATTAACAACTCTAGCACTAAAGTGCTTATTGGAGCTTTCTCATCTCTTTGTattatgtgtgtgcatgtgcacattgcACGAAAACAAGAATACCATGCCTTAAAGGAATGTTTGTCACACAAACACGCTTttgaaaaatgtgataaaaatgttCTGACTGTTGGACAAACACACAGTGTTGTGTAGCCTGGTTCTGTGTGAAGATCTGATGCTGATCCTTTTTTGTCTCTTCTTCTTTTCCAGGCTCACATCCAGGCTGGACAACCCTAAGATTCAATTCTTCACCATGGAAAGTGTGAAAAGAAGACGTGGACCAGTGTAGATCTACATTGAAATATCTCTTCTCCCATCAGCCTCTTTGCCTCATTCCTTTTCATAGTCTCTGAGATTTTCGGCTTTAATCTACATATGGACAAATGACATTGATTCATCACTTAAGAGTCAGCCAATAAAGGGCACCTAAAGACACTGGCCCGAACCCCTTCCCCCCGAAACAGTTGGATAAATTAAGACAATTGGAATTACTAAATGCACTTGAATGGGTTAGGACCCCAGCAGCTTTTAAAGTAGAGCTTCTGGGAATGGCAAGATGAGCGCCTTCAAACGATGatgatggcaaaaaaacaagaTGCCCGGGCACCAATCTACAACCTGGTTGTGGTAGGTTTGTCCGGGACTGAGAAGGAGAAAGGGCAGTGCGGTGTTGGCAAGTCCTGCCTTTGCAATCGGTTTGTCCGCCCCAGTGCCGATGACTTTTATTTAGACCACACCTCTGTTCTAAGCACCAGTGACTTTGGTGGTCGAGTGGTGAACAATGACCACTTTTTGTTCTGGGGTGAGGCAAACCGAGCATTGGAAGAGGGACCAGAGTGCAGAATGCATGTGGTGGAACAGACCGAATTCATTGATGACCAAACGTTCCAGCCGCATCGAAGCACTGCACTGCAGCCCTACATCAAGAGGGCAGCTTCCACCAAGCTGGCATCTGCTGAGAAGCTCATGTACTTCTGCACTGACCAACTGGGTCTTGAACAGGACTTTGAGCAAAAACAAATGCCTGAGGGAAAACTTCTTGTCGACGGGTTCCTTCTCTGCGTGGATGTTAGCAGGGGTATGAACCGTAACTTTGACGACCAGATGAAATTTATTTCCAATTTATACAACCAGTTAGCCAAGACTAAGAAGCCAGTTGTAGTGGTCTTGACCAAGTGCGACGAGGGAGTTGAGCGGTATATTAAGGACTCTCACACCTTTGCACTGACCAAGAAGAATTTGCAGGTAGTCGAGACCTCAGCTCGCTCTAATGTCAACGTTGACCTTGCCTTCCTCACCCTGGTGCAGTTGATAGATAAGAGTCGAGGAAAGCCCAAGATCATTCCTTACTTTGAGGCCCTCAAGCAGCAAAGCCAGCAGATAGCATCTGCAAAGGACCGATACGAGTGGCTGGTCAGTTGTATTGTGAAGAACCACAATGAAACGTGGCCCAATATTAATCGCAGAATGCAGACCTCCCCTGAATACAAAGACTATGTCTTCCTCGAGGGTACTTCCAAAGCCAAGAAGCTATTTCAGCAACATGTGCACAGGCTCAAGCAGGAACACATAGAAAAACGGCGCAGGATTTATCTTAGCATGCTTCCACAGgctctgtgtactttggtaccaGATTTAGATGAGATTGACCACTTAAGCTGGTCAGGGGTACAGAAGGTTCTGGAGACAAAGCGGGAGTTCTCACATTGGTTTGTCATATTAGATGACACACCATGGGAAACCACCCCCCATATCGATAACATGGAGGATGACCGCATCCCCCAGGATCTTTTGGAAACCCCGCCAGCAGAGGTCATCTATGAGAGCCATTTAGAGCACCTGCGTAACGAGCGAAAGCGAGCAGAGATGCGCTGGGAATTCAAAGAAAAACTGCTTGCTTCACCATTCGTCACCCCTGGCAAACCCTGGGAGGAGGCGCGCAGCTTTATCATGAACGAGGAGTTCTACCAGTGGCTAGAAGAACCGGAATATCTTGATATCTACAACAAGCATCAGAAGGAGATTATAGACCAAGCTAAGGAGGATTTCCAGGAGCTTTTGCTGGAGTACTCTGAGCTGTTCTATGAGCTTGAGGTGGATGCTAAGcccagtaaagaaaaaatgggtGCTATTCAAGAGCTCCTTGGAGAGGAACAGAGGTTTAAAGCCCTGCAAAAGCTTCAAGCAGAAAGGGATGCCCTGGTGCTCAAGCATATCCATTTTGTGTACCACCCAACTAAGGAGACTTGCCCCAACAGTCCTCACTGTGTGGATGGCCGGATTGAGCAGGTACTAGCCACTCGTTTTCCTACTCGATATTGCTTTGATGGCACCTTAAAGTCCCAACATGGTGAGGGAAAGATTGAAAGGATTAATCTTGTAATCCTTGGAAAAGATGGACTTGCAAGGGAGCTGGCCAATGAGATCAGAGCTTTGTGCACCAGTGATGACCGGTACATGCTGGATGGAAGGGTGTATGAGCTGGCTCTGAGGCCCATAGAAGGCAATGTACGTCTACCAGTTAACTCGTTTCACACCCCCACTTTTACCCCACATGGTTGCCTGTGCCTCTACAACTCCAAGGAATCACTGTCCTATGTCGTTGAAAGTATCGAAAAACTGAGGGAATCAACCATTGGACGAAGGGACAACAGCTTAGCTCAGCTTCCCCTATCTCTTCTTCTGGTCACCAAACGAGGAGTTGGATCAGTTGGGGACATAGGAGGGGAAACTGCCCAAAGTTTAATAATCCAAGGGCAACAAGTGGCTAGCAAGCTGCAGTGCAGTTACTTGGACCCTTCCTCCCCCGGTGTGGGATACGGGCGAAATGTGAATGAAAAGCAGATTAACCAAGTACTAAAAAGCCTCTTGGATGTACAGCGACCCTCTGGTAGTCTTGGAAGTAGCTCTCCTCCTTTGCAAGCTCCATCGGCACGTTTCAGAGACTCTCACCATCAACAGACCTCAGAGGCAGATTTGCATATAGTAATGTGCCTCATGTGTGGAGATTCTTATGATGTAGACCAACTTTTAGCACCATTCTTGCTTCCCAAGCACTGTAGGCCTTCCACCAACCTGTCCAGTGGCACGTCAGTATTGTTGGAGCTTACTATTGGTAGCCAAAAGCAAAGCATTGACCTTGCTATACTGTCTTACCATTCCACTTTCTCACTACGCAAAAGTCGGTTAGTGCATGGGTACATTGCGGTGTACTCAGCAAAACGCAAGGCTTCGATGGAAACACTTTGCGCCTTTCTTTGCGAGGTGCAGGACATAATTCCTGTACAATTGCTGGCTGTTGGGCAAAGTCAAGCGGAGTTGGCGGAATCTGACGTGGCCCGAGAGCAACTGGCTCAAGGTGAAGAATTGACTCATGAAATTGACGGACATTTTAACTTTATTGTTTGTGGATCTGGCGGTGTTGTAGGTGGCTTGCATCGGATAGATTTGTTCCAGCCTTTCTTGAAGGAGGTGGTTGAAAAAAAGACAATTGTGGAGGCCTCACATACGTATGACATGGCAGAGGCCAGCAGTACCAATGAGAATGTCCATTCTCCTCGTTGTGGGTCACCTAGCACAACCCTGTTAGACTCAGAAGATGATGTTGAACCCTCACCACCTTACCATACCCTTAGAGCAGATAGTACACTGACTCATGGTGGGAGCTTAAAGCTTTCTGATATGGAGAGCAGTGATCCCTTCGGTGTCCTCTCTGACATCAACAGCTTTGAAAACAAGCTTAATCATAAAGTCCCACCTCAAGTGCGTCCTAAGCCTACAGTTCCGTTTGACTATCGCAAAGTGAGTCTCAGCTCCTTCATGGACCCTGGGGGTAACAGACGCTCATTACCCTCGGTCACATGGGCACCAGGCAGCGATGGTGGTTATGATCCCTCCGACTATGCTGAGCCAATGGACGCTGTAGCTAAGCCCCACCAGACTGAGGAGGAAAACATTTATTCTGTGCCACACGACAGCACACAGGGCAAGATCATCACCATCCGCAATGCAAATAAGGGTCATTCCAATGGTGGGGGAAACGGATCAGACAGCGAAGCAGATAGCAGTTCACTAGAGCGCAGACGCAAGTTGTCTGCACTTGGGGTTAAACCTCGACTGTATCGGGATCGCTCAAAACGCTTGGGCAAGTTCAGTAGT harbors:
- the arhgap35a gene encoding rho GTPase-activating protein 35, translated to MMMAKKQDARAPIYNLVVVGLSGTEKEKGQCGVGKSCLCNRFVRPSADDFYLDHTSVLSTSDFGGRVVNNDHFLFWGEANRALEEGPECRMHVVEQTEFIDDQTFQPHRSTALQPYIKRAASTKLASAEKLMYFCTDQLGLEQDFEQKQMPEGKLLVDGFLLCVDVSRGMNRNFDDQMKFISNLYNQLAKTKKPVVVVLTKCDEGVERYIKDSHTFALTKKNLQVVETSARSNVNVDLAFLTLVQLIDKSRGKPKIIPYFEALKQQSQQIASAKDRYEWLVSCIVKNHNETWPNINRRMQTSPEYKDYVFLEGTSKAKKLFQQHVHRLKQEHIEKRRRIYLSMLPQALCTLVPDLDEIDHLSWSGVQKVLETKREFSHWFVILDDTPWETTPHIDNMEDDRIPQDLLETPPAEVIYESHLEHLRNERKRAEMRWEFKEKLLASPFVTPGKPWEEARSFIMNEEFYQWLEEPEYLDIYNKHQKEIIDQAKEDFQELLLEYSELFYELEVDAKPSKEKMGAIQELLGEEQRFKALQKLQAERDALVLKHIHFVYHPTKETCPNSPHCVDGRIEQVLATRFPTRYCFDGTLKSQHGEGKIERINLVILGKDGLARELANEIRALCTSDDRYMLDGRVYELALRPIEGNVRLPVNSFHTPTFTPHGCLCLYNSKESLSYVVESIEKLRESTIGRRDNSLAQLPLSLLLVTKRGVGSVGDIGGETAQSLIIQGQQVASKLQCSYLDPSSPGVGYGRNVNEKQINQVLKSLLDVQRPSGSLGSSSPPLQAPSARFRDSHHQQTSEADLHIVMCLMCGDSYDVDQLLAPFLLPKHCRPSTNLSSGTSVLLELTIGSQKQSIDLAILSYHSTFSLRKSRLVHGYIAVYSAKRKASMETLCAFLCEVQDIIPVQLLAVGQSQAELAESDVAREQLAQGEELTHEIDGHFNFIVCGSGGVVGGLHRIDLFQPFLKEVVEKKTIVEASHTYDMAEASSTNENVHSPRCGSPSTTLLDSEDDVEPSPPYHTLRADSTLTHGGSLKLSDMESSDPFGVLSDINSFENKLNHKVPPQVRPKPTVPFDYRKVSLSSFMDPGGNRRSLPSVTWAPGSDGGYDPSDYAEPMDAVAKPHQTEEENIYSVPHDSTQGKIITIRNANKGHSNGGGNGSDSEADSSSLERRRKLSALGVKPRLYRDRSKRLGKFSSFRTSFIGSDDELGGPPKTKEDETGVQKDNSLNEEGEDSKRKNILRSLRRTTKKTRPKPRQSISKPLESNYFGVPLVNVVTPERPIPLFIEKCIRYIEATGLSTEGIYRVSGNKAEMESMQRQFDQDPSLDLVEKDLSVNTVAGAMKSFFSELPDPLVPYNMQVDLVEAFKINDREQRLHTMKDVLRRFPRENYDVFKYVISHLNKVSQNSRLNLMTSDNLSICFWPTLMRPDFTTMDALTATRTYQTIIETFIHQCAFFFYNQPLADTPSGLPGLPGSPTATLSSASSISTSAYSSCYAPSQPVASHFSTAQQSPPHSPPPTPQSPIQSLLPPLHPHHTPTEQHTL